The genome window ATCCTGAATCTTGACCATGGTGACTATGATGCAGCGATTGAATGTATTAACTTAGGATATTCGTCAGTTATGTTTGACGGCCATAAGTTACCGATTGAAGAAAATTACGCCAAAACCAAAGAGATTGTCCAATTAGCGCATTCACGCGGCATTGCGGTTGAAGCCGAAATCGGTAAAGTGGGAGAAAATCAGGATACCAGCAGTGGAGAACTTGCTGATGTTGAAGATGCAATGGCGTTTGCAGCAATGGGGGTTGACCGTCTTGCTTGTGGGATTGGTAACATTCACGGCATTTACCCTGCTAACTGGCCAGGGTTAGACTTTGACCGCCTTCAAGAAATTGCGAATGCGATTGATATTCCGCTAGTGCTTCACGGTGGTTCAGGAATTCCTAGAGAACAGGTTCAAAAAGCAATTTCAATGGGGATTGCAAAGGTGAATATCAATACTGAATTCCAGTTAGCGTTCCAAGATGCAACCCGGAAGTATATTGAAAATGAATTAGACCTCAATAAAGAACAAAAAGGATATGATCCGCGGAAATTATTACTTCCCGGAACAGATGCAATAACTGCTAAAATGAAAGATATGATTGAATGGTTAGGCACGCCAGCAGTCGCCTAATTATAATGGAGGTTATCGAATGGCAATCACAGTTTACTTTGTCCGGCACGGTGAGACCTACTTCAACCGGTTTGCTCGCCTGCAAGGATGGTCAGATACCCCGCTTACAGAAAAAGGAGAGATGGATGCTAAAAAGATCGGCCAAGTTTTAGCGGACTTAAGGATCGATTACCTTTTCTCCAGTGATTTAAAACGAGCAGTTGATACTGCACGGCTTTTAATTGCGGATCACCTAACTGCGACGGTGAAGGAACCAATCCAAAAAAAGTTCTTCCGCGAGGTATTTTATGGGTCTTTTGAAGGTCATAGTAATGAAGAAGGCGCTATCTGGGCAAGCTATCTTGAAGGCAAGCGATTTAGGCGTATCGGTGAATTAGTTGATGAGTTTGGCGTTGAAAAAGCGCATGACTTACTGAAAGCCGCCGATCCGGCTCACCTTGCAGAAGATAGTAATGAATTAAATGCCCGTGTAGAGCAGGCAATTGCCTTTTTGCAAAGCTTACCGGATGAGAGTAATGTGGTTGTAGTAGCCCATGGATCGATTATCCAATATATTGCGGGGATGTATGGGAAACCTGGATACAAGTATGAAAACTTACATAACGGCGCGCTGATGAAGGTTCAGCTAACAGCTAGAGACGTTGAAATTACTGGATACAATCAATTTAAACTATAAAAAGAGGCAAGGAATTATTTTCCAAACCTCTTTTGTTGTTAGGACAATTCTTTAGTAATTTTATCCAGCCATAATGGCAATGTCTCGTTTAGGCTATTGTAAGTATCTTCAAAGCGGTGAGTATACCAAGGATCAGGAATTTCTTGATCTTCTTTGCCAGGAATTACTTCATATGCTAAGTGGACTTTATCACGATCTTGCGCTGGTGCAATGCGTTGTAAGTTGTACTTGTTCATATTATCCATGCAGATGATGTAATCAGCCCACTCGAAGTCTTGTCGTGTAATTGGGCGTGAGATTAAGCCATCCGTTGATAACCCGTGTGCGTGCATTGTCTTTGCGGCACCTGGGTGGGGACCATTTCCTTCTTCTTCGTTACTTGTTCCAGCAGAATCAACATTGATTTTGCCATTTAATCCTGCGTCATCAACCATTTGCTTGAACATTGCCTCGGCCATTGGTGACCGACAAATGTTTCCTAAGCAGACAAATAAAACGTTCATGTAATCACCTCGTTTATACTTCTATCATACCGAAAAAGATAATATTTTGCTAAAATATTCGGGAATCCTAACACTATCCTTAAGTTTTTGGTAAAATTAAGAACAAATATTTTTAGAGGAGGAACAAAAATGACCCTTATTATTGTAATTGTTGTCATTGTCTTGTTGATTGCTATTTATGCAGGACTTTACAACAGTTTGATTCAATTGCGGACACACGCACAAGAATCCTGGAGTCAAATTGATGTTCAATTACAACGACGTAACGACTTGATCCCTAACTTAATTTCAACAGTTAAGGGCTATAGCAAGTATGAAGCGGGAACCTTGGAAAAGGTGACAAAGCTGCGGACGGAATTAAATAGTATTCCAGACAGCGATCATGCTAAAAAAATGGAAGTTTCCAATGAATTAACGGGAACTTTACGGACATTGTTTGCCGTCGCTGAAAATTATCCAGACTTAAAAGCAAGTGCTGAATACCAAAAATTAATGGAAGAATTAACCAATACTGAAAACAAGATTGCCTACTCACGGCAGCTTTACAACAGTACTGTGGCGGCTTTAGATGCTAAGATTCAATCTTTCCCAAGCAATATTGTGGCTAAAATTCATCACTTCCAACAAATGGATTACTTACAAGTGCCAGAAGAAGCCAAGGCTGTGCCAAAAGTTTCATTTGATGATTTAGGTGATTAAGCATGTTATATCAGCAAATTGCCCGTAATAAACGAAAAACAATTTTGGTGATGTTTGGGTTCTTTGTATTGCTTGCTTTAATTGGGGCCGCGATTGGCTATTTATTTGCGCGGACAGTGATTGGCGGCATGATCATTGCGGCGATTATTGCGGTGATCTATATGTCCGTGATCATTGGTCAATCGACTGATGTAGTGATGCGGATGAATAACGCGACGGAGGTACGATCAGCGAGTGATGCGCCAGAACTTTGGCATATTGTTGAAGATATGGCTTTAGTTGCACGGGTACCAATGCCGAAAGTCTATATCATCCATGACCCAAGTCCCAATGCTTTTGCGACTGGTAATGATCCTGAGCATGCTGCTGTGGCCGCTACTACTGGTTTGATGGAAAAAATGAATCGTGAGGAACTAGAAGGGGTAATGGCCCATGAAATGACTCACGTTCGTAACTATGACATCCGTCTGCAAACAATTGCGTTAGCCTTAGCATCCGCAATCGCAATGCTTGTTAATTTTGCTGGAAATTTCTGGTGGATTGGTGGTCGGAGCAGTAGTGATGACCGGGATAATCCATCAAGTATTTTCGCCATCCTTGGTTCGATTCTTTTGATTATCTTAGCGCCATTGGCAGCAACCATTGCGCAGATGGCTCTTTCACGTAATCGGGAATACTTAGCCGATGCAGGTGCTGTGGAATTAACCCGTAATCCGCAAGGGATGATTAGTGCATTGGAAAAGCTAAAAACTGCTGTTCCAATGAAACATGTGGACCCAAGCAGTTCGGCATTATATATTAGCGATCCAGAAAAGAACGCTAAGCACCATCCTTTTTCAAATCTATTTGACACTCACCCCCCGCTAGATAAGCGAATTGAACGGTTGCGTCAAATGTAATAAGTTTATAGCAAAGACTGAGAAAAAACTTTTGCTTTTTCTCAGTCTTTGCTATTTTTACTCACGACTTATTGTTTTTAATCGCCTTATACTAGTGAGGGTGATATAATTAAAAAGCTAGACCAAAGTATCAAAAGAAGAGGTATCTTTTTCATGAAAATGAAATTAGCGGAAATTGCCAAGGCGATCAACGCACAAAATGACATTGAACAATGGAAAGACGTAGAAGTGACTAGTGTGTCATTTGACAGTCGACACTTAGATCAAGGGAGCTTATTTGTTCCATTGCAAGGTGCCCAAGACGGCCACCAATACGTACCGAGTGCTTTTACCAATGGTGCAGTAGCTAGTTTATGGGCTAGTGACCATGAGATAACGGATCAGACGCACCCGCTATTAGTCGTTAGTGATCCACTAGCGGCCCTTCAACAACTAGGGAAGTACTACTTGCATAAGATCAATCCGATTGTTGTTGCAGTTACAGGCAGTAATGGGAAGACGACGACTAAAGATATGATTGCGTCAATCTTAAGTACGCAGTTTAATGTCGCGAAGACATATGCTAATTTTAATAATGAGATTGGGGTTCCAGTAACGCTTCTTAACATGGAGTCTAATACCGAAGCAGTGGTAGTTGAGATGGGCATGGACCGTTTTGGTCAGCTTGACTTCTTAAGTAAGCTTGTAAATCCTGACATTGCCGTTATTACAATGATTGGGGAAGCACATATCGAATTCTTCGGGACTCGTGATAAGATTGCTGATGCAAAGATGGAAATTACCCATGGCCTAAAGGAAGATGGAACACTAGTATTTAATGGGGATGAACCATTATTAGAGGAACGGGTAAAAGATCTTGCCCAACGACAGATGCGCTTTGGTCGGCAACTAAGCAATAATTTGTATGCAACAAGTGTCCACGATGAACCACGGCAGTTATCATTTACCGTCAACGAATGGCCAGATGAAGAATTCACTATCCCAATGGTTGGTGAATACAATATTAATAATGCGTTAGCGGCTATGGAAGTGGGTAAGATTCTGCATATTACTCCCGCCCACATGAAGCAAGCGTTGGCAAACGTTGAATTAACGGAAAATCGTGCTGAATGGGTTAAAGGAAAGAATGGTGAACAGATCTTAAGTGATGTTTACAATTCAAACCCGACCGCTGCCAAGGAAGTCCTTAAGACGATTGCAGAAACACCAGTAGCTGGTCGCCGGATCGCCGTATTAGGGGACATGCTGGAATTAGGGGATGCTGCGGCAAAGTTGCATGCTAGCTTAGCAGAAGAGATTGACCACCAAAAGATTGCTAGTGTTTACCTTGTAGGCGAACAAATGAAAAATCTTAAAGATAAGTTGATCCAAGAAGGGTACCCAGCTGAAGATATCCATCATTATGCTGCTAGTGACCTTCAACAATTAATTGCCGATCTTACGGCTACTTTGACAGGTGAGGATATTGTTCTATTGAAAGCAAGTCATGGCATTCACCTAGAAGAAGTCTTGACGGCATTAAAAGCAGAATAGTTAATATATTTGCCAGTCGATTACTGATGCTTATATCATAAATCGACTGGTCATTTTTAGGAGGAAAATTTTTGAAGTTTAGTGAATTAGGCTTATCCGATAGCCTATTAAAAGCAATCAAACGGAGCGGATACGAAGAAGCAACACCAATCCAAGAACAAACGATTCCAATGGTTCTTGAAGGTAAGGATGTTATT of Limosilactobacillus reuteri subsp. reuteri contains these proteins:
- the fba gene encoding class II fructose-1,6-bisphosphate aldolase, with protein sequence MAYFDNGNKLFDDARKNQYAIGAYNINNLEWTRAILRAAAETNTPVLIQVSMGAAKYMGGYKFVKDMVEDQMDAMGIKVPVILNLDHGDYDAAIECINLGYSSVMFDGHKLPIEENYAKTKEIVQLAHSRGIAVEAEIGKVGENQDTSSGELADVEDAMAFAAMGVDRLACGIGNIHGIYPANWPGLDFDRLQEIANAIDIPLVLHGGSGIPREQVQKAISMGIAKVNINTEFQLAFQDATRKYIENELDLNKEQKGYDPRKLLLPGTDAITAKMKDMIEWLGTPAVA
- a CDS encoding histidine phosphatase family protein, whose translation is MAITVYFVRHGETYFNRFARLQGWSDTPLTEKGEMDAKKIGQVLADLRIDYLFSSDLKRAVDTARLLIADHLTATVKEPIQKKFFREVFYGSFEGHSNEEGAIWASYLEGKRFRRIGELVDEFGVEKAHDLLKAADPAHLAEDSNELNARVEQAIAFLQSLPDESNVVVVAHGSIIQYIAGMYGKPGYKYENLHNGALMKVQLTARDVEITGYNQFKL
- a CDS encoding low molecular weight protein-tyrosine-phosphatase, yielding MNVLFVCLGNICRSPMAEAMFKQMVDDAGLNGKINVDSAGTSNEEEGNGPHPGAAKTMHAHGLSTDGLISRPITRQDFEWADYIICMDNMNKYNLQRIAPAQDRDKVHLAYEVIPGKEDQEIPDPWYTHRFEDTYNSLNETLPLWLDKITKELS
- a CDS encoding LemA family protein, whose product is MTLIIVIVVIVLLIAIYAGLYNSLIQLRTHAQESWSQIDVQLQRRNDLIPNLISTVKGYSKYEAGTLEKVTKLRTELNSIPDSDHAKKMEVSNELTGTLRTLFAVAENYPDLKASAEYQKLMEELTNTENKIAYSRQLYNSTVAALDAKIQSFPSNIVAKIHHFQQMDYLQVPEEAKAVPKVSFDDLGD
- the htpX gene encoding zinc metalloprotease HtpX gives rise to the protein MLYQQIARNKRKTILVMFGFFVLLALIGAAIGYLFARTVIGGMIIAAIIAVIYMSVIIGQSTDVVMRMNNATEVRSASDAPELWHIVEDMALVARVPMPKVYIIHDPSPNAFATGNDPEHAAVAATTGLMEKMNREELEGVMAHEMTHVRNYDIRLQTIALALASAIAMLVNFAGNFWWIGGRSSSDDRDNPSSIFAILGSILLIILAPLAATIAQMALSRNREYLADAGAVELTRNPQGMISALEKLKTAVPMKHVDPSSSALYISDPEKNAKHHPFSNLFDTHPPLDKRIERLRQM
- a CDS encoding UDP-N-acetylmuramoyl-tripeptide--D-alanyl-D-alanine ligase, with product MKMKLAEIAKAINAQNDIEQWKDVEVTSVSFDSRHLDQGSLFVPLQGAQDGHQYVPSAFTNGAVASLWASDHEITDQTHPLLVVSDPLAALQQLGKYYLHKINPIVVAVTGSNGKTTTKDMIASILSTQFNVAKTYANFNNEIGVPVTLLNMESNTEAVVVEMGMDRFGQLDFLSKLVNPDIAVITMIGEAHIEFFGTRDKIADAKMEITHGLKEDGTLVFNGDEPLLEERVKDLAQRQMRFGRQLSNNLYATSVHDEPRQLSFTVNEWPDEEFTIPMVGEYNINNALAAMEVGKILHITPAHMKQALANVELTENRAEWVKGKNGEQILSDVYNSNPTAAKEVLKTIAETPVAGRRIAVLGDMLELGDAAAKLHASLAEEIDHQKIASVYLVGEQMKNLKDKLIQEGYPAEDIHHYAASDLQQLIADLTATLTGEDIVLLKASHGIHLEEVLTALKAE